One Alkalicoccus halolimnae DNA segment encodes these proteins:
- a CDS encoding S1 RNA-binding domain-containing protein, producing the protein MAVEAGRNYQAKVTKITNFGAFVQLESGEKGLVHISEIAAGFVKDIREHLSVGEEVTVRVLKVQENGKISFSIRKALEPAGEKAAEDKHPDPKKQRESPAFFEEKMNRFLKESEERLAVLRKKTAGQPGSQRENNQQD; encoded by the coding sequence ATGGCAGTTGAAGCAGGCAGGAATTATCAGGCGAAAGTTACTAAAATAACGAATTTTGGAGCATTTGTGCAGCTGGAGAGCGGCGAAAAAGGACTGGTACATATCAGCGAAATTGCTGCCGGCTTCGTAAAGGATATCCGGGAGCATCTAAGTGTCGGGGAAGAAGTTACCGTCCGGGTGCTGAAAGTTCAGGAGAACGGGAAAATCTCTTTTTCGATCCGTAAAGCCCTCGAGCCTGCCGGGGAGAAAGCAGCAGAAGACAAGCACCCGGATCCGAAGAAACAGCGGGAGAGTCCGGCTTTTTTTGAAGAGAAAATGAACCGGTTTTTAAAAGAGAGCGAAGAACGTCTGGCTGTCCTCCGAAAAAAGACGGCGGGGCAGCCGGGCAGTCAGCGGGAAAATAACCAGCAGGATTGA
- a CDS encoding threonine/serine exporter family protein → MGAKADKVMDVCLRAGEIMLTYGAETYRVEETIERMAQAAGFTNVHCFTTTTGIFLSFEERKGKGDLMQMVRVDNRMQDLNKVTEVNQVSREFTSGMLTVQEAEKRLEEIYRAKIQYPIWLIHFGAGIAGAGFSYLFGGGLFDYIPAFFAAMLASIALVEIEGYLKVRFASEIAAAFVGSSSAIAFVMLGLGQNIDQIIIGSLMPLVPGVPLTNAVRDLLSGDLLAGMSRGVEALLTSLSIASGVALAISIFL, encoded by the coding sequence ATGGGAGCAAAAGCAGATAAAGTTATGGACGTCTGCCTGAGGGCAGGCGAAATTATGCTGACATACGGGGCGGAAACCTACCGCGTCGAAGAGACGATTGAGAGAATGGCTCAGGCCGCGGGCTTTACAAATGTGCATTGTTTCACAACGACGACCGGTATCTTTTTGTCATTTGAAGAACGAAAGGGTAAAGGCGATCTTATGCAGATGGTCCGCGTGGACAACCGCATGCAGGATTTAAATAAAGTTACTGAAGTAAATCAGGTCTCCCGGGAATTTACGTCCGGCATGCTTACGGTCCAGGAAGCGGAAAAGCGGCTTGAAGAAATATACCGTGCGAAAATCCAGTATCCGATATGGCTGATTCACTTTGGTGCGGGTATAGCAGGTGCGGGCTTTTCCTACCTTTTCGGAGGAGGACTGTTTGATTATATTCCGGCCTTTTTTGCAGCAATGCTTGCAAGTATTGCCCTTGTGGAAATAGAAGGCTACTTAAAAGTGCGTTTCGCTTCGGAAATAGCAGCCGCCTTTGTCGGCAGCTCCTCTGCGATCGCTTTTGTCATGCTCGGTCTGGGGCAGAATATTGATCAGATTATCATCGGTTCGCTCATGCCCCTCGTCCCGGGAGTGCCGCTTACGAATGCGGTACGGGACCTTTTATCCGGAGATTTACTGGCAGGTATGAGCCGGGGGGTGGAAGCCCTGCTTACTTCGTTGTCCATTGCGAGCGGGGTAGCACTGGCTATTTCGATATTTTTATAA
- a CDS encoding threonine/serine exporter family protein, giving the protein MDLILELIITFFAIIGFGIIFSVPRRVLLIGGLIGAWTWFALQTALEIGVTDIVATVIASFTAATIAHYLARKLQIPATTLSIPGILPLVPGSLAYFTMLAFVEGEYIEGLENGVQTMLQAGGIAAGLVLALSLFSFGKGIGNRYETGDQ; this is encoded by the coding sequence ATGGATCTTATATTGGAACTTATCATCACCTTTTTTGCGATCATAGGCTTTGGAATTATTTTTAGTGTGCCCCGACGCGTCCTTCTCATAGGGGGTCTGATCGGGGCATGGACGTGGTTTGCCCTGCAGACGGCTCTGGAGATCGGAGTAACGGATATAGTGGCAACGGTCATTGCTTCTTTTACAGCAGCAACAATTGCTCATTATCTGGCCCGTAAGCTGCAGATTCCGGCAACAACGCTTTCCATTCCCGGGATTCTTCCTCTCGTTCCGGGAAGTCTTGCTTATTTTACAATGCTTGCATTTGTAGAGGGAGAATATATTGAAGGACTGGAAAACGGGGTGCAGACAATGCTTCAGGCCGGGGGCATTGCTGCTGGTCTCGTCCTCGCGCTTTCTTTGTTTTCTTTCGGGAAAGGAATAGGCAACCGCTATGAAACAGGAGATCAATAG
- the tilS gene encoding tRNA lysidine(34) synthetase TilS, protein MKQEINSFIKRHGLLTKGEKVIAAVSGGPDSVAMLHYLNSLELDLIVLHIHHHVRPEADEDAAFVEAEALRLELPFLLKHTDVPVRMKETGRGLQQTARTERYKLFEEAMKETGAEKVATAHHGDDQVETMLMRFVRGSVQGMKGIPVRRKLNEGEVIRPLLAVTKAEIEDYCRERNLCYRMDASNQSTSYQRNRLRLSVLPELKKENPRIHETAQWQSEIRTEEEAYVHAQAEKALTGAIHTRTRNEITTTYTSFQRIPSALQRRCVHLLLTYLNPQTLWSRHHIEEVHALLSAFKRPRLSFSANGIYVEKSYDQIRVFTDRVEEGIFHPHKVEVPGETQVPGGVLMTGEKPFPEADTSLEVFIKSADLPLTVRSRLPGDRIVTKAGTKKLKKIFIDAKIPVKVRAQWPIITDRHGTILWVPFLQSVKPPEDFDYDRQSVHLAFRKSGNSAILTRRN, encoded by the coding sequence ATGAAACAGGAGATCAATAGCTTTATCAAGCGTCACGGCCTGTTGACGAAAGGGGAAAAGGTGATTGCAGCGGTATCCGGCGGGCCTGACAGCGTGGCGATGCTGCATTATTTAAATTCGCTTGAACTGGACCTTATCGTGCTGCATATCCATCATCACGTCCGTCCGGAAGCGGATGAAGATGCCGCTTTTGTCGAAGCGGAAGCGCTGCGTCTGGAGCTGCCTTTTCTTTTGAAACATACCGATGTTCCGGTTCGTATGAAAGAGACGGGCCGGGGACTTCAGCAGACCGCCCGCACAGAAAGGTACAAGTTATTTGAAGAGGCTATGAAAGAAACAGGAGCAGAAAAAGTGGCAACGGCTCATCACGGAGATGATCAGGTGGAAACGATGCTGATGCGCTTCGTCCGCGGGAGTGTCCAGGGGATGAAAGGCATACCCGTACGGCGGAAGCTCAACGAAGGAGAAGTGATCCGCCCGCTTTTAGCGGTGACGAAAGCAGAAATTGAAGACTACTGCAGAGAGAGGAATCTCTGTTACCGGATGGACGCTTCGAATCAGAGTACAAGCTATCAGCGCAATCGATTACGCCTCTCTGTTCTCCCGGAACTGAAAAAAGAAAATCCGCGAATTCACGAAACGGCCCAATGGCAGTCGGAAATCCGCACCGAAGAAGAAGCCTATGTTCACGCCCAGGCTGAAAAAGCACTGACAGGGGCGATACATACCCGTACACGTAACGAAATTACGACGACGTATACGTCTTTTCAGAGAATTCCCTCTGCTTTACAAAGGAGATGCGTTCATCTACTATTGACTTATCTCAATCCCCAGACACTCTGGTCAAGACATCATATTGAAGAAGTCCACGCCCTTTTATCTGCCTTTAAACGACCCCGCCTTTCTTTTTCGGCCAACGGTATTTATGTGGAAAAGTCATACGATCAAATACGCGTGTTTACGGACCGCGTGGAGGAGGGAATTTTCCACCCTCATAAAGTCGAAGTGCCCGGAGAAACGCAGGTTCCCGGAGGTGTGCTGATGACGGGTGAAAAACCTTTCCCCGAAGCAGATACGTCTCTTGAAGTGTTCATAAAGTCCGCTGATCTGCCGCTTACGGTCCGTTCAAGACTTCCAGGAGACCGGATCGTCACGAAAGCGGGGACGAAGAAACTGAAAAAAATCTTTATTGATGCAAAAATTCCTGTAAAAGTACGGGCGCAGTGGCCCATTATTACAGACAGGCATGGTACAATACTATGGGTGCCGTTTTTGCAGTCTGTAAAACCACCGGAAGATTTTGATTACGATAGGCAGTCTGTTCACCTCGCTTTCAGAAAAAGCGGAAATTCTGCTATTTTAACTAGGAGGAATTAG
- the hpt gene encoding hypoxanthine phosphoribosyltransferase — MRDDILEVLISENELQDKVSELGAQLTEEYADRFPLVIGILKGSLPFMGDLMKKIDAHLEYDVMDVSSYGTGFVSSGEVKIEKDLNTSIEGRDVIIVEDIIDSGNTLKYLTDLFKYRKAKSIKIVTLLDKPDGRQVDIYPDAAGFVVPDEFVVGYGLDYIERYRNLPYIGILKPEVYQK; from the coding sequence ATGAGAGACGACATTCTGGAAGTGCTCATTTCCGAAAACGAGCTTCAGGACAAGGTATCAGAACTCGGAGCACAGCTGACGGAAGAATACGCGGATCGATTTCCGCTTGTAATCGGAATTTTAAAAGGTTCTCTTCCTTTTATGGGAGATTTGATGAAAAAGATTGATGCTCATCTGGAATATGACGTCATGGACGTATCCAGCTATGGGACAGGGTTTGTTTCCTCCGGGGAAGTGAAAATCGAAAAGGATTTAAATACGTCGATTGAGGGAAGAGACGTTATTATTGTAGAAGATATTATCGACAGCGGAAATACGCTGAAATACTTAACGGATTTGTTCAAGTACCGTAAAGCAAAATCGATTAAGATTGTCACGCTGCTGGATAAGCCGGATGGACGCCAGGTGGATATCTACCCCGACGCTGCCGGATTTGTTGTACCGGATGAATTTGTCGTAGGGTACGGGCTGGATTATATTGAACGCTACCGGAACCTCCCGTATATCGGAATTTTGAAACCGGAAGTTTATCAGAAGTAA
- the ftsH gene encoding ATP-dependent zinc metalloprotease FtsH, translating into MNRIFRNTIFYLLIFLVIIGIVSIFQADTDETTQMTFNEFEEELAENNIESLSIQPNLDVYSARGQLRGAEEDEYFTVNIPDLDTFIENVVAQTGEQGITELMVEEADEPSGWLNFMTAIIPFVIIFILFFFLLSQAQGGGSKVMNFGKSKAKLVSEEKKKARFKDVAGADEEKQELEEVVDFLKDPRKFAEIGARIPKGVLLVGPPGTGKTLIARAVAGEAGVPFFSISGSDFVEMFVGVGASRVRDLFENAKKNSPCIIFIDEIDAVGRRRGAGLGGGHDEREQTLNQLLVEMDGFGVNEGIILIAATNRADILDPALLRPGRFDRQITVGRPDVKGREQVLQVHVKNKPLADDVDLKAIAQRTPGFAGADLENLLNEAALVAARTDKTKIDMASIDEAIDRTIAGPSKKNRVISAKERNIVAHHEAGHTVVGVRLENADIVHKVTIVPRGQAGGYAMMLPKEDRYFMTKPELIDKIIGLLGGRVAEEIMFNEVSTGASNDFQRATAIARKMIMEYGMSEKLGPVQFGSGQGGEVFLGRDINNEQNYSEAIAHEIDLEVQHILKEAYATCKEILTKHKESLQLVAETLLEYETLDAKQIESLVYHGKLPDDHYATKNGEEENPETIATTEAEETTLSENNPEKAEEKPLEEDSTDNRKRDE; encoded by the coding sequence ATGAATCGAATATTTCGTAATACGATATTTTATTTGCTAATTTTTCTGGTTATCATCGGTATCGTCAGTATTTTTCAGGCGGACACGGATGAGACAACCCAGATGACGTTCAATGAGTTCGAGGAAGAACTTGCAGAAAACAACATTGAATCCTTGTCGATTCAACCAAATTTAGATGTATATTCAGCGAGGGGACAGCTTCGTGGAGCGGAGGAAGATGAATACTTCACAGTTAACATCCCTGATCTAGATACATTCATTGAAAACGTAGTAGCCCAGACCGGAGAACAGGGTATCACCGAACTGATGGTGGAAGAAGCGGATGAACCGAGCGGCTGGCTTAACTTTATGACCGCCATTATTCCGTTTGTCATTATCTTCATACTCTTTTTCTTCCTATTGAGCCAGGCTCAGGGCGGCGGAAGCAAAGTGATGAACTTCGGCAAGAGTAAAGCGAAGCTTGTCAGTGAAGAGAAAAAGAAAGCGCGCTTTAAAGACGTAGCCGGCGCAGATGAAGAAAAGCAGGAGCTTGAAGAAGTTGTAGACTTCCTTAAAGATCCACGTAAATTTGCGGAAATCGGCGCACGTATTCCAAAAGGGGTGCTGCTTGTCGGCCCTCCGGGAACAGGTAAAACCTTAATCGCCCGTGCCGTAGCAGGAGAAGCGGGAGTTCCGTTCTTCTCTATCAGCGGTTCCGACTTCGTAGAGATGTTTGTCGGTGTCGGTGCTTCCCGTGTACGTGACCTTTTCGAAAATGCGAAGAAAAATTCACCGTGTATTATCTTTATTGATGAGATTGACGCCGTCGGACGCCGTCGGGGCGCAGGTCTCGGCGGAGGACACGATGAGCGTGAACAGACTCTGAACCAGCTTCTCGTAGAGATGGATGGTTTCGGTGTCAACGAAGGAATTATTTTGATCGCAGCCACGAACCGTGCTGATATTCTTGACCCTGCTCTGCTTCGTCCGGGTCGATTTGACCGCCAGATTACGGTCGGGCGTCCGGATGTAAAAGGCCGCGAGCAGGTGCTGCAGGTCCACGTGAAAAACAAGCCGCTTGCAGATGACGTCGACTTAAAGGCGATTGCCCAGAGAACACCAGGCTTTGCCGGTGCCGATCTGGAGAACCTTCTGAACGAAGCTGCGCTTGTTGCTGCAAGAACAGATAAAACGAAAATTGACATGGCTTCCATTGATGAAGCTATTGACCGGACCATTGCCGGTCCGTCCAAGAAAAACAGAGTTATTTCTGCAAAAGAACGCAATATCGTGGCCCACCATGAGGCCGGTCATACCGTTGTCGGGGTAAGGCTTGAAAACGCTGATATCGTTCATAAGGTGACCATCGTTCCACGAGGCCAGGCCGGCGGATATGCGATGATGCTTCCTAAAGAAGACCGGTACTTTATGACGAAGCCGGAGTTGATTGATAAGATTATCGGTCTTCTCGGCGGACGCGTAGCGGAAGAGATCATGTTTAATGAAGTGAGCACCGGAGCTTCCAACGACTTCCAGAGAGCTACGGCGATTGCCCGTAAAATGATCATGGAATACGGGATGAGCGAAAAGCTTGGACCGGTTCAGTTTGGCAGCGGCCAGGGTGGAGAAGTCTTCCTTGGACGGGACATTAATAATGAACAGAATTACAGTGAAGCGATTGCTCATGAAATTGATCTGGAAGTACAGCACATTCTGAAAGAAGCTTATGCTACATGTAAGGAAATTCTCACCAAGCACAAAGAGAGCCTGCAGCTTGTAGCAGAAACGCTTCTTGAATATGAAACGCTTGATGCCAAACAGATCGAGTCACTCGTTTATCACGGAAAGCTTCCGGATGATCACTACGCTACAAAAAATGGCGAAGAAGAAAACCCGGAAACAATTGCGACAACAGAGGCGGAAGAAACGACGCTTTCGGAGAACAATCCGGAAAAAGCAGAAGAAAAACCGCTGGAGGAAGATTCAACCGACAACCGTAAGAGAGACGAATAA
- a CDS encoding type III pantothenate kinase, producing MNLVIDIGNTKMAFGVFEEDTLVSNWSLKTDTDKTADEYALLLYQMFGMHEIALEECKGAMVCSVVPQADRIMKEVLDDHFDIPLHFVGPGVKTGLNILYENPREVGADRITNSVAALEKYGPPFIVVDFGTATTYCYVNEKGQYLGGAITPGMGIAIDALTQKASKLPRIETATAAGRVIGRSTVEALQSGCRYGLISEVEGMILRIQQEAGRKAPVVATGREAGWIKSETAAIQWEEEFLTLEGLQFIYQKNQELFS from the coding sequence ATGAATCTTGTGATCGACATCGGCAATACAAAAATGGCTTTTGGTGTATTTGAAGAGGATACCCTGGTCTCCAACTGGTCTTTAAAAACAGATACGGATAAAACAGCAGATGAATACGCGCTGCTTCTTTACCAGATGTTCGGGATGCACGAAATAGCGCTGGAAGAATGCAAAGGGGCTATGGTCTGCTCTGTTGTTCCTCAGGCAGACCGGATCATGAAAGAGGTATTGGATGACCATTTCGATATTCCGCTTCACTTTGTTGGTCCGGGAGTGAAAACGGGGCTGAATATCCTCTACGAAAACCCGAGGGAAGTCGGCGCCGACCGGATTACCAATTCGGTAGCTGCTTTGGAAAAATACGGCCCTCCATTCATTGTGGTCGATTTTGGCACAGCTACGACGTACTGCTACGTCAATGAAAAAGGCCAGTATCTTGGCGGAGCGATTACTCCGGGAATGGGGATCGCAATCGACGCTCTGACACAGAAAGCGTCCAAACTGCCGCGGATCGAAACGGCTACAGCCGCCGGGAGAGTTATCGGCAGGAGCACAGTAGAAGCACTGCAGTCCGGATGCCGGTACGGGTTGATCAGCGAAGTGGAAGGGATGATTCTCCGCATCCAGCAGGAAGCAGGAAGAAAAGCCCCTGTAGTTGCGACAGGCCGGGAAGCCGGCTGGATTAAATCAGAAACTGCCGCGATTCAGTGGGAGGAAGAATTCCTGACGCTCGAAGGTCTGCAGTTTATTTACCAAAAAAATCAGGAACTATTTTCTTAA
- the hslO gene encoding Hsp33 family molecular chaperone HslO, protein MSDYLVKALAYEDKIRIYAMRSTDMVKEAARRHDTWRTATAVLGRSLTAGTMMGSMLKGDEKLTIKVEGSGPASPIIVDATARGTARGYISNSHVDPERRENGKLNVAAAVGTEGSLSVVKDLGMRDHFTGSVPLVSGELAEDFTYYFATSEQTPSSVGLGVVVGKDDIVEGAGGFILQIMPGATEEILDQIENRLQALPPISAMIKRGDTPEQIIEQLAGEENYRLLETKETAFECHCSKERIMTALASIDGQELYAMIHEDGGAETTCHFCNEQYWITKQELQDILDSRMAEK, encoded by the coding sequence ATGTCAGATTATTTAGTGAAGGCCTTAGCCTATGAAGACAAAATCAGAATTTATGCAATGCGCTCTACCGATATGGTGAAAGAGGCAGCCCGCAGGCACGATACGTGGCGCACGGCAACGGCGGTGCTCGGACGGTCCCTTACAGCAGGCACAATGATGGGAAGTATGCTCAAAGGAGACGAGAAGCTGACTATTAAAGTGGAGGGAAGCGGTCCGGCAAGCCCGATTATTGTCGATGCCACCGCACGAGGGACGGCACGGGGCTATATCAGCAACAGTCATGTCGATCCGGAGCGCCGCGAAAACGGCAAACTAAACGTAGCGGCCGCTGTCGGTACGGAAGGGTCGCTCTCCGTAGTAAAGGACCTCGGTATGCGTGATCATTTCACAGGAAGCGTTCCGCTCGTATCAGGAGAACTTGCTGAAGATTTCACCTACTATTTTGCAACTTCCGAACAGACCCCTTCCTCCGTCGGTCTGGGTGTGGTCGTCGGCAAAGACGATATCGTGGAAGGAGCGGGCGGTTTTATTCTGCAGATTATGCCGGGAGCGACAGAGGAAATTCTCGACCAGATAGAAAACCGGCTCCAGGCACTGCCGCCGATCTCGGCGATGATCAAACGCGGCGACACGCCGGAGCAGATCATTGAACAGCTTGCCGGGGAAGAAAACTACCGGCTGCTTGAAACAAAAGAAACCGCTTTTGAATGCCACTGCTCCAAGGAACGCATAATGACGGCACTGGCGAGCATTGATGGACAGGAACTGTATGCCATGATTCATGAAGACGGAGGAGCGGAAACGACCTGCCATTTCTGTAACGAGCAGTACTGGATTACGAAACAGGAACTTCAGGACATTCTGGACAGCCGAATGGCAGAGAAATAA
- the cysK gene encoding cysteine synthase A produces the protein MAKVANSITELIGDTPLVKLQRMVSEEHADVYLKLEYQNPGASVKDRIALSMIEAAEEKGNLKPGDTILEPTSGNTGIGLAMVAAAKGYKSVLVMPDTMSMERRNLLRAYGADLVLTPGPKGMKGAIAKAVELQQEHGYFMPQQFENEANPKIHRETTGKELLEQVGDQLDAFVSGIGTGGTITGAGEVLKEKFPNLHIVALEPEDSPILSGGTPGPHKIQGIGAGFVPAILNTDIFDEVMQISTEKSYEYARRAAREEGILGGVSSGSAIYAALEVAKKLGKGKKVVAVVPSNGERYLSTPLYQFED, from the coding sequence ATGGCTAAAGTAGCAAATTCCATTACGGAACTGATTGGAGATACTCCGCTCGTTAAGCTGCAGCGGATGGTATCGGAAGAACATGCAGACGTTTATCTGAAACTTGAATATCAGAATCCGGGTGCAAGTGTTAAAGACCGGATCGCGCTTTCTATGATCGAAGCAGCAGAAGAGAAGGGTAATCTGAAACCGGGAGATACTATTCTTGAGCCGACAAGCGGTAACACGGGTATCGGCCTGGCAATGGTTGCGGCAGCAAAAGGCTATAAAAGCGTGCTCGTTATGCCGGACACGATGAGTATGGAGCGCCGCAATCTTCTGCGTGCCTACGGAGCGGATCTCGTTCTTACTCCAGGGCCGAAAGGAATGAAGGGTGCGATTGCCAAAGCGGTGGAACTGCAGCAGGAGCACGGATATTTCATGCCTCAGCAGTTTGAAAACGAAGCGAATCCAAAAATTCACCGGGAAACGACCGGTAAAGAACTGCTTGAGCAGGTGGGTGACCAGCTTGACGCTTTCGTATCCGGAATTGGTACAGGCGGAACGATCACCGGAGCAGGAGAAGTATTAAAGGAAAAATTCCCGAACCTGCACATTGTAGCACTGGAGCCCGAAGATTCGCCGATCCTTTCAGGCGGAACGCCGGGACCTCACAAAATTCAGGGGATCGGAGCAGGTTTTGTTCCTGCAATCCTTAATACAGATATCTTTGACGAAGTCATGCAGATTTCTACAGAGAAATCGTATGAGTATGCACGCCGGGCTGCGCGTGAAGAAGGAATTCTCGGAGGCGTATCTTCCGGATCCGCTATTTATGCTGCGCTCGAAGTAGCAAAGAAGCTCGGTAAAGGAAAGAAAGTCGTGGCCGTAGTGCCAAGTAATGGAGAGCGTTATCTCAGCACTCCGCTTTACCAGTTCGAGGATTAA